From a region of the Tateyamaria omphalii genome:
- a CDS encoding class I SAM-dependent methyltransferase — MSNTEQEDFWTSDAGPHWVAEQENMDAVLAPVLDLLMDRAALKPGDRVLDIGCGTGVSVARAAQAVGSSGHVTGLDISPTMLDLAASRNTGNTTSFLKADAQTHDFATAYDAMISRFGVMFFDNTVAAFANLNAALEPGGKMTFAAWGPAPQNPYFMVPAKAAISVLGDMPKVDRTLPGPFAFEDADHVLGMMHDAKLTESEVDTVHLDLTPPGDAADTAALLLKIGPAQRAVTYHEADAATTARVKDAVADAIAQFDTDLGLRIPACVHIFSARKPA, encoded by the coding sequence GTGAGCAATACCGAACAGGAAGACTTCTGGACCTCAGACGCAGGCCCGCACTGGGTGGCGGAACAGGAAAACATGGATGCGGTACTGGCACCTGTGCTGGACCTTCTCATGGATCGCGCAGCGCTTAAACCGGGCGACCGGGTGCTCGACATAGGCTGCGGCACCGGTGTTAGCGTAGCCAGGGCGGCGCAGGCGGTGGGGTCGTCGGGCCATGTCACGGGCCTCGACATCTCGCCAACGATGCTCGATCTGGCCGCCAGTCGGAACACGGGCAACACCACATCCTTTCTCAAGGCGGATGCGCAAACCCACGATTTTGCCACAGCTTATGACGCGATGATCTCACGCTTTGGCGTGATGTTTTTCGACAACACCGTGGCGGCGTTCGCCAACCTGAACGCAGCCCTCGAGCCGGGCGGCAAGATGACCTTTGCCGCATGGGGACCGGCGCCACAAAACCCCTATTTCATGGTACCGGCCAAGGCCGCCATTAGCGTGCTGGGCGACATGCCCAAGGTGGACCGCACCCTGCCTGGCCCCTTCGCATTCGAGGATGCGGATCATGTGCTGGGCATGATGCATGACGCCAAGCTGACCGAATCCGAAGTAGACACTGTCCACCTCGACCTCACACCACCGGGCGATGCCGCCGATACCGCCGCCCTGCTGCTCAAGATCGGGCCAGCACAACGGGCTGTTACCTACCACGAGGCCGACGCCGCCACGACAGCACGGGTCAAAGACGCCGTGGCCGACGCCATCGCACAATTCGATACGGACCTCGGCCTGCGCATCCCGGCCTGCGTCCACATCTTCTCGGCCCGCAAACCCGCTTGA
- a CDS encoding sulfatase-like hydrolase/transferase yields the protein MNILFIMYDQLRFDYLGCAGHPHLHTPNFDRIAALAVRFTNAYVQSPICGGSRMCFYTGRYASSHGAHWNGFPLRVGEQTLGDHLRKIGMSCHLIGKTHMTVDGEGMERLGLDAGSLIGVRTSECGFDPWVRDDGLWAEGPDGFYDERRSPYNEYLKSQGYDGTNPWADYANAGVRGGRIASGWFFDNTDLPANIREKDSETPWLTSEAIRFIDQAQGPWCAHLSYIKPHWPYIVPAPYHAMYGPEHVPPATRADAEREQAHPVYDAFMNGPVGRAFQDEQVRAKVIPAYMGLIKQCDDQLGRLLDHLEGTGRMQDTMIVLTSDHGDYLGDHWLGEKNLFHDPSVKVPLIIYDPRNAANSTRGTTCDALVESIDLAATFIEAAGGTVPDHIIEGRSLQPWLHGQTPLWRDYAISEYDFSATPVAVKLELEPRDCRLFMVFDGRYKLMHCAAPTLRNMLFDLATDPEELRDLAKTEAHRDIEAKLLAHLRDWGLRMSQRTTRSEDQIKAMRGASTAKGVLIHLKDGSEVDEKLTEKYRGFARQNHLTD from the coding sequence ATGAATATCCTGTTCATCATGTATGACCAGCTGCGGTTCGATTACCTCGGCTGCGCTGGGCACCCGCACCTGCACACGCCGAACTTCGACCGAATCGCGGCCCTGGCCGTGCGGTTCACGAACGCCTATGTACAATCGCCGATCTGCGGCGGCTCACGCATGTGTTTCTATACGGGCCGGTATGCGTCATCCCATGGCGCGCACTGGAACGGCTTTCCACTCCGCGTCGGCGAGCAGACCTTGGGCGACCACCTGCGCAAGATCGGCATGTCCTGTCACCTGATCGGCAAGACCCACATGACCGTCGACGGTGAAGGGATGGAACGGCTCGGCCTCGACGCGGGCAGCCTGATCGGCGTCCGCACATCCGAATGCGGGTTCGACCCATGGGTTCGCGATGATGGGCTCTGGGCCGAGGGCCCGGACGGATTTTATGACGAAAGACGAAGTCCTTACAACGAATACCTCAAGTCTCAAGGGTACGACGGCACCAACCCGTGGGCCGACTATGCCAATGCAGGGGTCAGGGGTGGTCGGATCGCCTCGGGCTGGTTCTTTGACAACACCGACCTGCCTGCCAATATCCGCGAAAAAGACAGCGAAACGCCCTGGCTCACCTCCGAAGCGATCCGCTTCATTGATCAGGCGCAAGGCCCATGGTGCGCGCATCTGAGCTATATCAAACCCCACTGGCCGTACATCGTGCCTGCCCCCTATCATGCCATGTACGGCCCTGAACACGTGCCGCCCGCGACCCGCGCCGACGCGGAAAGGGAACAGGCGCACCCGGTCTACGACGCCTTCATGAACGGCCCTGTCGGCCGCGCCTTCCAAGACGAACAGGTGCGGGCCAAAGTCATCCCCGCCTACATGGGCCTCATCAAGCAATGCGACGACCAGCTTGGCCGCCTGCTCGATCACCTCGAGGGCACCGGGCGCATGCAAGACACCATGATCGTGCTGACATCGGACCATGGCGATTATCTGGGCGACCACTGGCTGGGCGAGAAAAACCTGTTCCACGACCCATCGGTCAAAGTGCCGCTGATCATCTACGACCCGCGCAATGCGGCAAACAGCACGCGCGGCACCACCTGCGACGCGCTGGTGGAATCCATCGACCTCGCAGCGACCTTCATCGAAGCGGCCGGCGGCACCGTCCCCGACCACATCATCGAAGGGCGTAGCCTCCAGCCCTGGCTCCACGGCCAAACTCCATTATGGCGCGACTACGCCATCTCCGAATATGATTTCTCGGCCACCCCGGTGGCCGTCAAACTGGAGCTCGAACCACGCGACTGCCGCCTCTTCATGGTCTTCGACGGACGCTACAAGCTCATGCATTGCGCCGCGCCCACCTTGCGCAACATGCTCTTCGACCTCGCAACCGACCCCGAAGAGCTGCGCGACCTGGCCAAGACCGAAGCGCACCGCGACATCGAAGCCAAACTGCTCGCCCACCTCCGCGACTGGGGCCTGCGCATGTCGCAACGCACGACGCGGTCGGAGGACCAGATCAAGGCCATGCGCGGCGCCTCGACAGCCAAAGGCGTCCTGATTCACCTCAAGGACGGATCGGAAGTCGATGAAAAGCTGACAGAAAAATACCGCGGATTTGCCCGCCAGAACCACCTGACGGACTGA
- a CDS encoding usg protein has product MAETETELMLKGYGLTTAEMFYRMPDYTHVLNTFVWQDYDLAPDHPRLFKFIDFWRAEIEGALHSVRFTHRKMIAPGEWRNVTGEFTLQ; this is encoded by the coding sequence ATGGCGGAAACAGAGACCGAGTTGATGTTGAAAGGATACGGGCTGACCACGGCGGAGATGTTTTATCGCATGCCGGATTACACCCATGTGCTGAACACTTTTGTTTGGCAGGACTATGATCTGGCGCCGGATCATCCCAGATTGTTCAAATTCATTGATTTTTGGCGTGCGGAGATCGAAGGCGCCTTGCATTCGGTGCGCTTTACGCATCGCAAGATGATCGCGCCGGGTGAATGGCGCAACGTGACAGGCGAATTCACTCTGCAGTGA
- the pgl gene encoding 6-phosphogluconolactonase, producing MNIVEYPDRDLLAMGLADALASELKNCLLVHEWASFVVPGGTTPGPIFDNLCAADLDWARVHVILSDERWVPEDHARSNTALLKDRLFQSRAAAAQFAPFYAEGQTPEEAAPGLSVQLAEELPISLLLLGMGADMHTASLFPGAEGLADMLADDAPIVVPVSVEGQEPRISFSGPALAGAMAKHLVIYGVEKRAALERAEGLDVTQAPIKTVMSGLTVHWAE from the coding sequence ATGAACATCGTCGAGTATCCCGACCGCGATCTGCTGGCCATGGGGCTGGCCGACGCGCTGGCCAGCGAGTTGAAGAATTGTCTTCTGGTGCATGAGTGGGCATCCTTTGTGGTGCCCGGCGGGACCACGCCGGGGCCGATCTTTGACAACTTGTGCGCGGCCGATCTGGATTGGGCGCGGGTGCATGTGATCCTGAGCGATGAACGGTGGGTGCCGGAGGATCATGCGCGGTCCAATACCGCGCTGCTCAAGGACCGTTTGTTTCAGAGCCGTGCGGCAGCGGCGCAGTTTGCGCCGTTCTACGCGGAGGGGCAGACGCCGGAGGAGGCAGCGCCCGGATTGTCCGTGCAATTGGCCGAAGAATTGCCGATCTCTCTGCTTTTGTTGGGCATGGGGGCGGACATGCACACGGCATCGCTGTTTCCGGGTGCCGAGGGGCTGGCCGATATGCTGGCCGATGACGCGCCCATTGTCGTGCCCGTGTCGGTCGAGGGGCAGGAGCCGCGGATTTCGTTCTCTGGCCCTGCTTTGGCCGGAGCCATGGCCAAGCACCTGGTGATTTATGGCGTTGAAAAGCGGGCCGCGCTTGAGCGGGCCGAGGGTTTGGATGTCACGCAAGCGCCAATCAAGACGGTTATGAGCGGCCTTACGGTGCATTGGGCGGAGTGA
- a CDS encoding radical SAM protein, translating to MKDLANLGKFQDPNVTAKGEPRAKVSLTHPETLWFNTGTLCNIACANCYIESSPTNDALEFMTADEVSDYLDQLEDRNWNVREIGFTGGEPFMNPAFLAMVDQSLARGYEVLILTNAMAPMMRPKIKAGIVPLIEAYGDKLTFRISLDHHAAAVHDAERGVGTFAKTLRGIHWLSSIGARLAVAGRIEMAESEAEARDGYAALYAKHGWDIDAQDPGMTVLFPEMDAQVEVPEITTACWGILNKHPDAVMCSSSRMVVKRKSAAAPAVLACTLLPYDPQFEMGATLKEAEADVSLNHPHCAKFCVLGGASCSA from the coding sequence ATGAAAGACTTGGCCAATCTTGGCAAATTCCAGGACCCCAACGTGACCGCCAAGGGCGAACCCCGCGCCAAGGTTTCGCTGACACATCCGGAAACGCTGTGGTTCAACACTGGCACGCTCTGCAACATCGCCTGTGCCAATTGCTACATTGAAAGCTCGCCCACCAACGACGCGCTGGAATTCATGACCGCGGACGAAGTGTCCGACTATCTCGACCAACTCGAAGACCGGAATTGGAACGTGCGCGAGATCGGGTTCACGGGCGGCGAGCCGTTCATGAACCCCGCCTTTCTCGCTATGGTCGACCAGTCGCTCGCGCGCGGATACGAGGTGCTGATCCTCACCAACGCCATGGCCCCCATGATGCGTCCCAAGATCAAGGCGGGCATTGTGCCACTGATCGAGGCCTATGGCGACAAGCTGACCTTCCGCATCTCGCTTGACCACCACGCCGCCGCCGTCCATGACGCCGAGCGGGGCGTGGGCACCTTTGCCAAGACCTTGCGCGGCATCCACTGGCTGTCTTCCATCGGAGCGCGTCTGGCAGTCGCAGGCCGGATCGAAATGGCCGAAAGCGAGGCTGAGGCGCGGGACGGCTACGCCGCCCTCTACGCCAAACACGGCTGGGACATCGATGCGCAAGATCCCGGCATGACCGTCCTCTTCCCCGAAATGGACGCCCAGGTCGAAGTGCCCGAAATAACGACTGCCTGCTGGGGCATCCTGAACAAGCACCCCGACGCGGTGATGTGTTCGTCGTCGCGCATGGTGGTCAAACGCAAAAGCGCAGCCGCGCCAGCCGTGCTGGCCTGCACCCTCCTGCCCTACGACCCGCAGTTCGAAATGGGCGCGACACTGAAGGAAGCCGAGGCCGACGTGTCCCTTAACCACCCCCACTGCGCGAAATTCTGCGTGCTGGGCGGGGCGTCCTGTTCGGCCTGA
- a CDS encoding long-chain fatty acid--CoA ligase, with translation MLGQMMNYPLTISSLVDHAARYHAETVISSVNTGGGVEETNWGTVGANSRRLGDALLKLGLEPQARCATIAWNNRRHLEIYFGVSGAGLVCHTINPRLFPEQLIYIINHAEDRVLFIDRTFVPLVKAIRDKIPGVQHIVLMEGRDEDAAAEIEGLEFYDALVETGAPDFEWPEFDENTASSLCYTSGTTGNPKGVLYSHRSTVLHAFAFNTPDCIGVSARDVVLPVVPMFHVNAWGTPYACAQVGARMVLPGPGLDGPSLVKLIDGCKVSIALGVPTIWLGLLGEAAASGSQLASLKRTVVGGSACPPSMIAAFREKYDVELIHAWGMTEMSPLGSSNQPLAKHADLPIEAQHKLRENQGRPPWGVELEIMDEDGNPLPHDGEAQGALMVRGHWILDSYFLKSRDETLTNGWFDTGDVATLDPDGYLSIKDRSKDIIKSGGEWISSVDLENIAIAHPALADAAVIGARHEKWDERPVLVAVPAEGQSPSEAEVLEVFEGKIAKWQVPDKVVFTDVLPRNATGKVLKRTLRDAFGEVLIG, from the coding sequence ATGCTTGGCCAAATGATGAACTATCCTCTGACCATTTCGTCCCTTGTAGACCATGCGGCACGGTATCATGCAGAGACGGTCATTTCGTCTGTCAACACGGGTGGTGGTGTTGAGGAAACGAATTGGGGGACGGTAGGCGCCAACAGCCGCCGTTTGGGTGATGCACTGCTGAAGCTGGGGCTGGAGCCGCAGGCGCGTTGCGCGACCATTGCGTGGAACAACCGGCGGCATCTGGAGATTTATTTTGGCGTGTCCGGCGCGGGGCTGGTGTGCCACACCATCAACCCGCGGCTGTTTCCGGAACAGCTGATCTACATCATCAACCATGCCGAGGATCGTGTGCTGTTTATCGACCGTACCTTTGTCCCGTTGGTGAAGGCGATCCGGGACAAGATCCCCGGTGTGCAGCATATCGTTTTGATGGAAGGGCGCGATGAAGACGCGGCTGCCGAGATCGAGGGATTGGAATTCTACGACGCGTTGGTTGAGACCGGCGCGCCTGACTTTGAATGGCCGGAGTTCGATGAGAATACGGCGTCATCGCTGTGCTATACGTCGGGGACGACCGGGAACCCGAAGGGGGTGCTTTATTCGCATCGGTCGACTGTGCTGCATGCGTTTGCGTTCAACACGCCGGATTGCATAGGGGTTTCAGCCCGCGATGTCGTCCTGCCCGTTGTGCCGATGTTTCATGTGAATGCCTGGGGGACGCCCTATGCCTGTGCGCAGGTGGGCGCGCGGATGGTGTTGCCGGGGCCGGGACTGGATGGGCCGTCGCTGGTCAAGCTGATTGACGGGTGCAAGGTGTCGATTGCCCTTGGTGTGCCGACGATCTGGTTGGGGCTTTTGGGCGAGGCGGCGGCGTCAGGCTCGCAATTAGCGTCGTTGAAGCGGACCGTTGTGGGTGGGTCGGCCTGTCCGCCGTCGATGATAGCGGCCTTCCGCGAGAAATATGACGTGGAGTTGATCCACGCCTGGGGCATGACCGAGATGTCGCCACTGGGATCCAGCAACCAACCGCTGGCCAAGCACGCCGATCTGCCGATCGAGGCGCAGCATAAGCTGCGCGAGAACCAAGGGCGTCCGCCTTGGGGCGTTGAGTTGGAGATCATGGACGAGGACGGCAACCCGCTGCCCCATGATGGCGAGGCGCAGGGCGCGCTGATGGTGCGGGGGCACTGGATTTTGGACAGCTATTTCCTGAAGTCACGGGACGAGACGCTGACGAATGGGTGGTTTGATACGGGCGATGTGGCGACGCTGGATCCTGACGGGTATCTGTCGATCAAGGATCGGTCGAAGGACATCATCAAGTCCGGGGGCGAGTGGATTTCGTCCGTGGATCTGGAGAATATCGCCATTGCCCATCCCGCACTTGCCGACGCTGCCGTGATTGGTGCGCGGCACGAGAAGTGGGACGAGCGGCCGGTGCTGGTGGCTGTGCCCGCCGAGGGGCAGAGCCCGTCGGAGGCAGAGGTGCTGGAGGTTTTCGAGGGCAAGATCGCCAAGTGGCAGGTGCCGGACAAGGTTGTCTTTACAGATGTACTGCCACGCAACGCGACGGGCAAGGTGCTGAAGCGGACCCTGCGGGACGCGTTTGGCGAGGTCCTGATCGGTTAG
- a CDS encoding peroxidase family protein: protein MAGTQHGLTRLDQLFKTCIQGNGPARPFAQTLGRVLPANPVHIKNISHADVIATLHALANAMGATENEDGPADAGMTFLGQFVDHDITLDATSALGTRIDPSTIPNVRTPSLDLDCVYGAGPEASPHLYGAGEAEQFLVHGREDNPRDLARTCAGKALIGDPRNDENILVAQVQSIFIELHNILMSKRVEGGEDAKDISACAHEGLPKHVWHDHVSPKLANFEEVRRFIRLHYQWIVWCELLPAFVQQECLDWALQNDPFGWDAPVMPVEFTGAAYRFGHATTQFEYALTDGAAPKGLFALPGFGPRPVDGNIDYAMFFGLNGAVTSQKARPVGPKLGTPLLNLPFVHAPIALGDIEEELTLEQSRNLALRNMVRDRYTYQLASGQQLAAHLGTHVLDVPDILRAKGITKTPLWFYCLQEAGEKGHGKLTGAGGRLVASVFANLLKRDPTTFLHVPHFKPWHGFKGQPSVMAGLIAYVEAHRGHIAHAEDLQCG from the coding sequence ATGGCTGGCACACAGCACGGGCTGACACGGCTCGATCAACTTTTCAAAACATGTATTCAAGGCAATGGGCCTGCGCGGCCCTTTGCGCAGACGCTGGGGCGGGTTCTGCCTGCGAACCCGGTTCACATCAAAAACATCTCTCATGCAGATGTGATTGCGACGCTGCACGCGCTGGCGAATGCGATGGGCGCTACAGAGAATGAGGACGGGCCCGCGGATGCGGGTATGACCTTTCTGGGGCAGTTCGTCGATCACGACATCACGCTCGACGCGACCTCGGCCCTAGGGACGCGGATTGATCCTTCGACCATTCCCAATGTGCGCACGCCCAGCCTGGATCTGGATTGCGTGTATGGCGCGGGGCCGGAGGCATCGCCGCATCTGTATGGCGCTGGCGAGGCGGAGCAGTTTCTTGTCCATGGCCGCGAGGACAACCCCCGCGACCTGGCGCGGACCTGCGCGGGCAAGGCGCTGATCGGTGATCCACGCAATGACGAGAATATTCTCGTGGCCCAAGTCCAGTCGATTTTCATCGAGCTGCACAACATTCTGATGAGCAAGCGGGTCGAAGGGGGCGAAGATGCCAAGGACATCAGTGCCTGCGCCCATGAGGGGCTGCCCAAACATGTCTGGCACGATCATGTCAGCCCGAAGCTCGCGAATTTCGAGGAGGTGCGCCGGTTCATCCGTCTGCATTACCAGTGGATTGTGTGGTGTGAATTGCTGCCCGCGTTCGTTCAGCAGGAATGCCTCGATTGGGCGTTGCAGAACGATCCCTTTGGTTGGGATGCGCCGGTGATGCCTGTGGAGTTCACCGGGGCTGCGTACCGCTTTGGTCATGCTACCACGCAGTTTGAATATGCGCTGACGGATGGGGCCGCCCCCAAGGGTCTGTTTGCATTGCCCGGCTTTGGTCCGCGGCCCGTGGACGGCAACATCGACTATGCGATGTTTTTTGGGCTGAACGGTGCGGTGACGTCGCAAAAGGCGCGGCCCGTGGGGCCGAAGCTGGGTACGCCGCTGTTGAACCTGCCCTTTGTGCATGCGCCCATCGCGCTTGGTGACATCGAGGAGGAGCTGACGCTGGAGCAGTCGCGCAACCTCGCGCTGCGCAACATGGTGCGTGATCGCTATACTTACCAGCTGGCGAGCGGGCAGCAATTGGCGGCCCATCTGGGCACCCATGTCCTTGATGTGCCGGACATTCTGAGAGCCAAGGGCATTACCAAGACGCCACTTTGGTTCTACTGCCTGCAAGAGGCGGGCGAGAAAGGCCATGGCAAGCTGACCGGTGCGGGTGGCCGTCTGGTGGCGTCCGTCTTTGCCAATCTGCTCAAGCGTGATCCCACCACCTTCCTGCATGTGCCGCACTTCAAGCCGTGGCACGGTTTCAAAGGGCAGCCGAGCGTGATGGCGGGTCTGATCGCCTATGTGGAAGCGCATCGTGGGCATATTGCCCATGCCGAGGACCTGCAGTGCGGGTGA
- the pgi gene encoding glucose-6-phosphate isomerase produces the protein MWTELKTKAASVDGRAILDLFDEARADEFAVQTQYMRFDYSKTNIDTDTRALLLALAGSANVAARRDAMFAGEKINETEGRAVLHTALRNLDGGPVHVDGEDVMPGVLDTLARMEDYAGEVRCSDITDVVNIGIGGSDLGPAMAVQALSPYHDGPRVHFVSNVDGAHIADTLRGLDAKTTLVIVASKTFTTIETMTNARTARAWMQDHGGDPGAQFAALSTNLEKTSEFGIPEARVFGFEDWVGGRYSMWGPIGLSVMLAIGPDGFRAFLRGGQEMDRHFCAAEGAENMPLMLALVGIWHRQVLGHATRAVLPYDQRLGQLPDYFQQLEMESNGKSVTMDGGAVPEESGPVVWGAPGTNGQHAFYQLIHQGTSVIPCEFMVACEGHEPELRHHHDLLVANCLAQSEALMRGRSLDEARAKIADKFEGTELERQAAHRVFAGNRPSTTLIYPKLDPFTLGQIVALYEHRVFVEGVILGINSYDQWGVELGKELATALQPIVEGEAPADDKDGSTQALVRYLHTHR, from the coding sequence ATGTGGACTGAATTGAAGACGAAGGCCGCGTCCGTGGACGGGCGCGCCATTCTGGACCTGTTTGACGAGGCGCGTGCGGATGAATTCGCCGTGCAGACGCAGTACATGCGATTTGATTACTCCAAGACCAATATCGACACCGACACGCGCGCCTTGCTTCTCGCGCTGGCAGGCAGCGCCAATGTGGCAGCGCGGCGCGACGCGATGTTTGCGGGTGAAAAGATCAACGAGACCGAGGGGCGTGCGGTGCTGCATACCGCACTGCGCAACCTGGATGGTGGTCCAGTGCATGTGGATGGCGAGGATGTCATGCCGGGCGTGTTGGATACGTTGGCGCGGATGGAGGACTATGCCGGAGAGGTGCGTTGCAGTGACATTACCGATGTCGTGAATATCGGGATTGGCGGGTCGGACCTTGGCCCTGCCATGGCGGTGCAGGCGCTGTCGCCCTACCACGACGGGCCGCGTGTTCATTTCGTGTCCAATGTCGATGGGGCGCATATTGCTGACACGTTGCGGGGGCTGGATGCGAAAACGACGCTGGTGATTGTGGCGTCCAAGACCTTTACCACCATCGAGACGATGACCAATGCGCGCACGGCGCGGGCGTGGATGCAGGACCACGGCGGTGATCCCGGCGCGCAGTTTGCGGCGCTGTCGACGAACCTGGAGAAGACGTCGGAGTTTGGTATTCCCGAAGCCCGTGTTTTTGGCTTCGAGGATTGGGTCGGCGGCCGCTATTCGATGTGGGGGCCGATCGGCCTGTCGGTCATGCTGGCCATCGGGCCGGATGGGTTCCGTGCGTTCCTGCGCGGCGGTCAGGAGATGGACCGGCATTTCTGTGCGGCCGAAGGCGCTGAGAACATGCCGCTGATGCTGGCCCTGGTCGGCATCTGGCATCGGCAGGTGCTGGGCCATGCGACGCGGGCCGTGTTACCCTATGACCAGCGGTTGGGGCAGCTGCCAGACTATTTCCAGCAGCTTGAGATGGAATCTAACGGTAAGTCGGTGACTATGGATGGCGGTGCCGTGCCGGAGGAGAGCGGCCCTGTGGTCTGGGGTGCGCCCGGTACAAACGGGCAGCACGCGTTTTACCAGTTGATCCATCAGGGGACGTCCGTGATCCCCTGCGAATTCATGGTCGCCTGTGAGGGCCACGAGCCGGAGCTGCGCCATCATCACGACCTGTTGGTGGCCAATTGCCTGGCACAGTCCGAGGCGTTGATGCGCGGGCGGTCCCTGGACGAGGCGCGGGCGAAAATAGCGGACAAATTCGAGGGTACAGAGTTGGAGCGGCAGGCGGCACACCGCGTCTTTGCCGGGAACCGGCCGTCCACGACGCTTATCTATCCCAAGTTGGATCCGTTCACGCTGGGCCAGATCGTGGCGCTGTACGAGCATCGGGTTTTTGTCGAGGGCGTAATCCTCGGCATCAATTCTTACGACCAATGGGGCGTGGAGTTGGGCAAAGAACTAGCAACCGCATTGCAGCCGATTGTCGAGGGAGAGGCCCCCGCGGACGACAAGGACGGCTCGACCCAGGCGTTGGTGCGATATTTGCATACGCACCGCTAA
- the zwf gene encoding glucose-6-phosphate dehydrogenase: MVSRVIPVDPFDLVIFGGTGDLARRKILPGLFRRFCAGQMPKDARVIGAARGDMSSAEYREFVAEAVAEFGGEGACEDGTLDGFLERMEFVTIDARGDTGWTDLVTLMRDDVVRAFYFSVGPSLFGDLAERLTKHGLTDADSRIVVEKPFGRDLDTAQALNRDLAKHFDERQIYRIDHYLGKETVQNLMAVRFGNMLFEPLWNSQYVDHIQITVAETVGVGGRGEYYDKSGAMRDMVQNHLMQLLCLIAMEPPSKFDPDAVRDEKLKVIRALDAVVPHHIVRGQYEAEGGDPSYREAVGDARSRTESYIAMKVGISNWRWAGTPFYLRTGKRLKARSSEIVVVFKELNHSIFGEAGEHRNELSIRLQPNEGITLGVTIKEPGPGGMRLMNVPLDMSFAEALGPDGADQTDAYERLIMDVIRGNQTLFMRGDEVEAAWAWTDPIIHGWEARGDVPKTYDAGSEGPVDAVQLLARDTRVWRKVTP, translated from the coding sequence ATGGTATCGCGCGTCATTCCCGTGGACCCTTTTGATCTGGTGATTTTCGGAGGCACCGGCGATCTGGCCCGCCGCAAGATCCTGCCCGGGCTGTTCCGCCGGTTCTGTGCCGGGCAGATGCCCAAGGATGCACGTGTGATCGGGGCCGCCCGCGGCGACATGAGCAGTGCAGAGTACCGTGAGTTCGTCGCCGAGGCTGTTGCAGAGTTCGGTGGAGAGGGCGCCTGCGAAGACGGCACGCTGGATGGGTTTCTGGAGCGGATGGAGTTCGTCACCATTGATGCGCGCGGCGACACTGGCTGGACTGATCTGGTCACGTTGATGCGCGACGATGTGGTGCGTGCGTTCTACTTTTCGGTTGGGCCGAGCCTGTTTGGTGATCTGGCCGAACGCCTGACCAAGCACGGCCTGACCGATGCGGACAGCCGGATTGTGGTCGAAAAACCCTTTGGCCGCGATCTGGACACGGCGCAGGCGCTGAACCGCGACCTGGCCAAGCATTTCGACGAGCGCCAGATTTACCGGATCGACCATTATCTGGGCAAGGAGACGGTGCAGAACCTTATGGCCGTCCGCTTTGGCAACATGCTGTTCGAGCCGTTGTGGAACAGCCAGTATGTCGATCACATCCAGATCACCGTGGCCGAGACCGTGGGCGTGGGCGGGCGCGGTGAATATTATGATAAGTCAGGTGCCATGCGCGACATGGTGCAGAACCACCTGATGCAATTGCTGTGCCTGATCGCGATGGAGCCGCCCTCGAAATTTGACCCCGATGCGGTGCGCGATGAGAAGTTGAAGGTCATCCGGGCGCTGGACGCTGTGGTACCGCATCACATCGTGCGCGGCCAGTATGAGGCAGAAGGCGGCGACCCGAGCTACCGCGAGGCGGTGGGCGATGCCAGATCCCGGACCGAGAGCTACATTGCAATGAAGGTCGGCATCTCAAACTGGCGGTGGGCGGGCACGCCTTTCTATTTGCGCACCGGCAAGCGGCTCAAGGCGCGGTCGAGCGAGATTGTCGTTGTCTTCAAGGAGTTGAACCATTCGATCTTTGGCGAGGCGGGGGAGCATCGCAATGAGCTGTCCATTCGCTTGCAGCCGAATGAGGGGATCACGCTGGGTGTGACCATCAAGGAGCCTGGGCCGGGTGGCATGCGGCTGATGAATGTGCCGCTTGATATGTCCTTTGCCGAGGCGTTGGGGCCGGATGGTGCGGATCAGACCGATGCCTATGAACGTCTGATCATGGATGTGATCCGTGGCAACCAGACCTTATTCATGCGCGGGGACGAGGTGGAGGCCGCCTGGGCCTGGACCGATCCCATCATCCACGGCTGGGAGGCGCGCGGAGATGTGCCCAAGACCTATGATGCCGGTAGCGAGGGGCCGGTGGATGCGGTACAGCTTTTGGCCCGCGACACCCGCGTGTGGAGAAAGGTCACCCCATGA